One segment of Pseudodesulfovibrio sp. 5S69 DNA contains the following:
- a CDS encoding glycerate kinase type-2 family protein — protein MTAYAEKKARLLRIVDGALQAVAPDPALRAAVKREGNVLAVDDREYDLNDYDRVLLLGAGKASAAMAATMEDILGDRLDSGLVATKYGHGLALAKTEVMESGHPVPDEAGVRAGDALLERAADAGERDLVLFLLSGGASALVPSPLDAVSLADKQEATRRLLECGAAIGEINAIRKHLSRFKGGHLAETLAPATVATLIISDVVGDRLDVIGSGPTAPDDSTFLDCQAILDRYRLCHRMPDSVVQAVADGCAGRAPETRKAGDPCFKRVRNTIVAGNAMAVDGAAVAARRLGYTPVVVDLAMEGEARDQATRLIRLAGKYGLGGGETQPPVCLLAGGETTVTIKGNGKGGRNQEWALAAALELTALGPAGERISAMSLGTDGTDGPTDAAGGMAFPDTACGEQTEAAGRALADNDAYHFLDSAGTLLKTGPTRTNVMDVAAVLVDPA, from the coding sequence ATGACCGCTTACGCCGAAAAAAAGGCCCGCCTGCTGCGCATCGTCGACGGTGCGCTCCAGGCCGTGGCCCCGGACCCCGCCCTGAGGGCGGCCGTGAAACGAGAGGGGAACGTCCTGGCCGTGGACGACCGGGAATATGATCTGAACGACTACGACCGGGTACTCCTGCTCGGCGCGGGCAAGGCCTCGGCGGCCATGGCCGCGACCATGGAGGACATCCTGGGCGACCGGCTGGACTCCGGACTGGTGGCCACCAAGTACGGCCACGGCCTGGCCCTGGCCAAAACCGAGGTCATGGAGTCCGGCCACCCCGTGCCCGACGAGGCCGGGGTACGCGCCGGCGACGCCCTGCTTGAACGCGCCGCCGACGCCGGGGAGCGGGACCTGGTCCTCTTCCTCCTGTCCGGCGGGGCCAGCGCCCTGGTGCCCTCCCCGCTCGACGCGGTCTCCCTGGCCGACAAGCAGGAGGCCACCCGCAGACTGCTCGAATGCGGCGCGGCCATCGGCGAAATCAACGCCATCCGCAAGCACCTCTCCCGGTTCAAGGGCGGGCACCTGGCCGAGACCCTGGCCCCGGCCACCGTGGCCACCCTGATCATCTCGGACGTGGTCGGCGACCGGCTGGACGTCATCGGCTCCGGCCCCACCGCGCCCGACGACTCCACCTTCCTGGACTGCCAGGCCATCCTGGACAGGTACCGGCTGTGCCACCGCATGCCGGACAGCGTGGTCCAGGCCGTGGCCGACGGCTGCGCCGGGCGGGCCCCGGAGACGCGCAAGGCGGGCGACCCCTGCTTCAAGCGGGTGCGCAACACCATCGTGGCGGGCAACGCCATGGCCGTGGACGGCGCGGCCGTTGCCGCCCGCCGCCTGGGCTACACCCCGGTGGTGGTGGACCTGGCCATGGAGGGCGAGGCCCGCGACCAGGCCACCCGACTCATCCGCCTGGCCGGGAAATACGGCCTGGGCGGGGGCGAAACGCAGCCGCCCGTCTGCCTTCTGGCCGGGGGCGAGACCACGGTGACCATCAAGGGCAACGGCAAGGGCGGCCGCAATCAGGAATGGGCCCTGGCCGCGGCCTTGGAACTCACCGCCCTGGGCCCCGCCGGCGAACGCATCTCGGCCATGAGCCTGGGCACCGACGGCACGGACGGCCCCACGGACGCGGCCGGGGGCATGGCCTTCCCGGACACGGCCTGCGGCGAGCAGACCGAGGCCGCCGGGCGCGCTCTGGCCGACAACGACGCCTACCACTTCCTGGACAGCGCGGGCACCCTGCTCAAGACCGGCCCCACACGGACCAACGTCATGGACGTGGCCGCCGTGCTGGTGGACCCGGCCTGA
- a CDS encoding pyridoxamine 5'-phosphate oxidase family protein: MSKEKLHLIDDLITREETCVLATSDGIRPHSSLMYFFADHAAMKFYFFAKDSSHLCRNIREHPHVSLLIDRRQDGLALSIQGVHSPVKKRQTTEAITRLFLMKFPQMADLAAHPDAMLIRVNGVEACLSTGIEDVFTTKLKNS, encoded by the coding sequence ATGAGCAAGGAAAAACTCCATCTTATCGACGACCTCATCACCCGCGAAGAGACCTGCGTGCTGGCCACTTCGGACGGCATCCGTCCGCACAGCTCCCTCATGTACTTCTTCGCGGACCATGCGGCCATGAAATTCTATTTCTTCGCCAAGGACTCCTCGCACCTCTGCCGGAACATCCGGGAGCACCCCCACGTATCCCTGCTGATCGACCGGCGGCAGGACGGCCTGGCCCTGAGCATCCAGGGGGTCCACTCGCCCGTCAAAAAGCGGCAGACCACGGAGGCGATCACCCGACTCTTCCTGATGAAATTCCCGCAGATGGCCGATCTGGCGGCCCACCCCGACGCTATGCTCATCCGCGTCAACGGGGTCGAGGCGTGCCTGTCCACGGGGATCGAGGACGTTTTTACCACCAAACTGAAAAATTCCTGA
- a CDS encoding phosphoadenosine phosphosulfate reductase family protein → MPTLEEKILHSESLLSGLLEQARRGAGPERVRVAWTGGKDSTVALFIWKLLVEDAGAGPVRAITLDTGCKFPEVLAFRDHMAAEWGVDLCIARPGVSLDGYPLAEDPLKCCRELKVEPLKEALRATRATHLVTGIRRDEHPDRAGRREFETRTDPEHTLVNPLLDWTETDIWAFHARFGLPHCGLYDQGYRSLGCRPCTTLPDARGGERSGRARNKEAVLSALTGLGYF, encoded by the coding sequence ATGCCTACTCTCGAAGAAAAAATCCTGCACAGCGAATCCCTTCTGTCCGGCCTGTTGGAACAGGCGCGCCGGGGCGCCGGGCCCGAGCGTGTGCGCGTGGCCTGGACCGGAGGCAAGGACTCCACCGTGGCCCTGTTTATCTGGAAGCTGTTGGTGGAAGACGCCGGGGCCGGGCCGGTGCGCGCGATCACCCTGGACACGGGGTGCAAGTTCCCCGAGGTCCTGGCCTTCCGCGACCACATGGCCGCCGAGTGGGGCGTGGACCTGTGCATCGCCCGGCCCGGGGTCTCCCTGGACGGCTACCCCCTGGCCGAGGATCCGCTCAAGTGCTGCCGCGAGCTCAAGGTGGAGCCGTTGAAGGAGGCGCTGCGGGCCACCCGGGCCACCCACCTCGTGACCGGAATCCGTCGGGACGAGCACCCGGACCGCGCCGGACGGCGGGAATTCGAGACCCGGACCGACCCGGAGCACACCCTGGTCAACCCGCTGCTTGACTGGACCGAGACCGACATCTGGGCCTTCCACGCCCGCTTCGGTCTGCCCCATTGCGGGTTGTACGACCAGGGGTACCGCTCCCTGGGCTGCCGCCCCTGCACCACCTTGCCCGACGCACGGGGCGGGGAGCGGTCCGGGCGCGCCCGGAACAAGGAAGCGGTCCTGTCCGCTTTGACCGGACTCGGATATTTTTAA
- a CDS encoding 2-hydroxyacid dehydrogenase, with protein MDKPKVYVTRQIPEQGLDLLRQAAVVEVNPEDSPVPRAELLKIIQDCQGVIGLLTERIDAEFFDAAPNLKGYANYAVGFDNIDVPEATRRGLPVTNTPDVLTNATAECAWSLLFSVARRVVESDKVMRSGSWPGWGPMQFIGGDVTGKTLGIVGAGRIGTAMARMSRGFDMPVLYTSSSGRKNATLESELGARLVSFEELLEQSDFISLHTPLNPGTRHLFGAEAFKRMKKTAYIVNTARGPVIDEQALLAALKSGEIAGAGLDVYENEPALTPGLAELDNVVLLPHIGSGTESARTDMSVLAARNMLAMLKGDKPETCLNPEIYD; from the coding sequence ATGGACAAACCCAAAGTATATGTCACCCGGCAGATCCCCGAACAGGGGCTCGACCTGCTCCGGCAGGCGGCCGTGGTGGAAGTCAACCCGGAAGACAGCCCCGTGCCCCGCGCGGAGCTGCTCAAGATCATCCAGGACTGCCAGGGCGTCATCGGCCTGCTCACCGAGCGGATCGACGCCGAATTCTTCGACGCGGCCCCGAACCTCAAGGGGTACGCCAACTACGCCGTGGGCTTCGACAACATCGACGTGCCCGAGGCCACCCGGCGCGGGTTGCCCGTGACCAACACGCCGGACGTGCTGACCAACGCCACGGCCGAGTGCGCCTGGTCCCTGCTCTTCAGCGTGGCCCGCAGGGTGGTCGAGTCGGACAAGGTGATGCGCTCGGGCTCCTGGCCCGGCTGGGGCCCCATGCAGTTCATCGGCGGCGACGTGACCGGCAAGACCCTGGGCATCGTGGGCGCGGGCCGCATCGGCACGGCCATGGCCCGCATGAGCCGGGGCTTCGACATGCCGGTCCTGTACACCAGCTCCTCGGGCCGCAAAAACGCGACCCTGGAGTCCGAGCTGGGCGCGCGCCTAGTCTCCTTCGAGGAACTGCTGGAGCAGTCGGACTTCATCTCCCTGCACACCCCGCTGAATCCCGGCACCCGGCACCTGTTCGGGGCCGAGGCCTTCAAGCGCATGAAGAAGACCGCCTACATCGTCAACACGGCGCGGGGCCCGGTCATCGACGAGCAGGCCCTGCTCGCGGCCCTCAAGTCCGGCGAGATCGCGGGCGCGGGGCTCGACGTGTACGAAAACGAGCCCGCCCTGACCCCCGGCCTGGCCGAGCTGGACAACGTGGTCCTGCTGCCGCACATCGGCTCGGGCACCGAGTCCGCGCGCACGGACATGTCCGTGCTGGCCGCCCGCAACATGTTGGCCATGCTCAAGGGCGACAAGCCCGAGACCTGCCTGAACCCCGAAATCTACGACTAG
- a CDS encoding phosphatase PAP2 family protein, with protein MHTTLTRTGWAALAVGLLIVICYLFVDRPVAEAALTLRDTAWHSVAKGLSQAANHLFFNVLVAGGLVIGSVDGLVNGLTDRSRGLLYLCLAVACAMLVGDVFKEFFGRARPPLLFTKGVYGFFPLAGGDMHSSFPSGHTLRIFSSMTALGLILPRLRVPALALALAVGASRVLALRHYPSDVLFGAFIGVTAAVWGWRLLRPRAMTPREN; from the coding sequence ATGCACACCACCCTGACCCGGACCGGGTGGGCCGCCCTGGCCGTGGGGCTGCTCATCGTCATCTGCTACCTGTTCGTGGACCGGCCCGTGGCCGAGGCGGCCCTGACCCTACGCGATACGGCCTGGCACAGCGTGGCCAAGGGGCTGTCGCAGGCGGCCAACCACCTGTTCTTCAACGTCCTGGTGGCCGGTGGGCTGGTCATCGGCTCGGTGGACGGGCTGGTCAACGGGTTGACGGACCGCTCACGCGGCCTGCTCTATCTCTGCCTGGCCGTGGCCTGCGCCATGCTGGTCGGCGACGTGTTCAAGGAGTTCTTCGGCCGGGCCCGCCCGCCCCTGCTCTTCACCAAGGGCGTATACGGCTTCTTCCCCCTCGCCGGGGGCGACATGCACTCCTCCTTTCCTTCCGGGCACACCCTGCGCATCTTCTCGTCCATGACCGCCCTGGGCCTGATCCTGCCCCGTCTGCGCGTACCCGCCCTGGCCCTGGCCCTGGCCGTGGGCGCGAGCCGCGTGCTCGCCCTGCGGCACTACCCCTCGGACGTGCTCTTCGGCGCGTTCATCGGCGTGACCGCCGCCGTCTGGGGGTGGCGGCTGCTCCGCCCTCGGGCGATGACCCCGCGCGAGAATTGA